From Enterococcus mundtii, the proteins below share one genomic window:
- a CDS encoding ABC transporter substrate-binding protein, producing MKLKKILASAFVLTAAVTLFAGCGNSSSDASGNEDKVTVWAWDEAFNIKAVNEAKEFYENEDVDVEVVTMSQDDIVQKLNTALASGNTDGLPNVVLIEDYRIQGYLTSYPDAFADLTDIVDESNFAAYKFAVNKVEDKIYGVPFDSGVTANFYRTDILEEAGYSEEDMKNLTWDDYLQVARDVKEKTGKKISEVNPSDLGRVRMIMQQAGEWYTSEDGETVTIENNESLKYGLELFATLLKEDLVEQTSDWNAGVTAVQSGAVASTPTGAWYSSTIQGAEDQSGKWKIAPIPALPANMQKAQASNLGGAGWYVIKGVAGEENAKDFLEKTFATNEELMGKLAEEIGLVSTMLSANDQEAYQQPSEFYSNQKVFDDFSKWTAEIPEVNYGHETYAIESVVAESLSRIINGESADKVLADTQKQVEAQLAN from the coding sequence ATGAAACTAAAAAAAATCTTAGCTAGCGCTTTCGTCCTAACAGCAGCAGTTACACTTTTTGCCGGTTGTGGCAATTCTTCCAGCGATGCTTCCGGAAACGAAGATAAAGTAACGGTCTGGGCATGGGATGAGGCCTTTAATATCAAAGCTGTCAATGAAGCCAAAGAGTTTTACGAAAATGAAGATGTTGACGTGGAAGTAGTGACGATGTCCCAAGATGATATCGTACAAAAACTGAATACGGCATTAGCCAGCGGAAATACAGATGGGTTACCAAATGTTGTGTTGATCGAAGACTACCGTATCCAAGGATACCTTACTTCTTACCCAGATGCGTTTGCTGATTTGACGGATATTGTGGATGAAAGTAACTTTGCCGCCTATAAATTTGCAGTAAACAAAGTTGAAGATAAAATTTACGGCGTACCTTTTGACTCAGGTGTGACAGCTAATTTCTATCGTACGGATATCTTAGAAGAAGCTGGTTATTCGGAAGAAGATATGAAGAACTTGACGTGGGATGATTATTTACAAGTTGCACGAGATGTCAAAGAAAAAACAGGGAAAAAAATCTCTGAAGTCAATCCATCCGATTTAGGTCGTGTGCGCATGATCATGCAACAAGCTGGAGAGTGGTATACCTCGGAAGATGGAGAAACAGTGACGATCGAAAATAATGAATCATTAAAATATGGATTAGAACTCTTTGCTACCTTGCTTAAAGAAGATCTAGTCGAACAAACATCTGACTGGAATGCTGGGGTTACGGCGGTCCAATCAGGAGCTGTTGCTTCTACACCAACTGGCGCTTGGTATTCTTCAACCATCCAAGGGGCAGAAGATCAATCAGGCAAGTGGAAGATCGCACCGATTCCAGCTCTACCTGCTAACATGCAAAAAGCACAAGCTTCCAACTTGGGTGGTGCCGGCTGGTATGTGATCAAGGGCGTAGCTGGTGAAGAAAATGCGAAAGATTTCTTGGAAAAGACATTCGCAACAAATGAAGAATTGATGGGCAAATTAGCTGAAGAAATTGGTTTAGTATCGACCATGTTGAGTGCGAATGATCAAGAAGCTTATCAACAGCCATCTGAATTCTATAGTAATCAAAAAGTATTTGATGACTTTTCAAAATGGACAGCAGAAATCCCTGAAGTGAACTATGGTCATGAAACTTATGCCATTGAATCTGTTGTGGCGGAATCCTTGAGCCGAATCATCAATGGTGAATCAGCGGACAAAGTTTTGGCAGATACGCAAAAACAAGTCGAAGCGCAGTTAGCCAATTAA
- a CDS encoding response regulator transcription factor — translation MKNIVLIDDEQTILSGLSTLIDWPAHDFHLKGAFSKPLEALEFIKHQPLDIIVTDLMMPDLNGIELSRLIKKEQPEAKILVLSSYDDFQLVKDSFKEGVSDYLLKPKLNPSEFLASLKSLVEQSTEVKKPRLTELEKTSQLLSNYLSGTSLDLGMSRKQFPHDHFYLVYCEEKQSEKQRRSEQMIAEAPRYTNQLASVFPFSTTANDIGYFINVASKKAFDQLIERFQQEHQADSCLYVVSDALDFENFYSEFLTLKQKSSGQHFYLTDHCVICEDLLSPLLSSYEQQTKSYLTKIMNKDFVSAIEELDNYMSKVLDQRLQPSYLKHEIINRLYALINAIADEHEKRKEIMTLKITIPAQITQAERWDDLVLIVNNTTKLLREVTTTFRKDNSDVLTLIYEYVQENYHKDISLQTLSEKYHFSYSYLSTIFTEKYGINFTKYLKKVRINHAKLLLKESNLSLSDIGQQTGFTELGYFSRVFKEETGLTPSQYRKGILTV, via the coding sequence TTGAAAAATATCGTATTGATCGATGATGAACAGACCATTCTCTCTGGTCTAAGTACCCTGATCGATTGGCCAGCGCACGACTTCCATCTCAAAGGGGCCTTTTCAAAACCATTAGAAGCGCTCGAATTCATTAAGCATCAGCCTCTTGATATCATCGTAACGGATTTGATGATGCCAGATCTAAATGGTATCGAACTTTCTCGATTGATCAAGAAGGAACAACCTGAAGCAAAAATCTTGGTTCTATCTAGCTATGATGACTTTCAATTGGTCAAAGATTCATTCAAAGAAGGCGTCTCAGATTATTTACTTAAACCAAAATTGAACCCTAGTGAATTTTTAGCTTCTCTAAAGAGTCTGGTGGAACAATCTACAGAAGTAAAGAAACCACGTTTGACAGAACTCGAAAAAACGAGTCAATTACTGAGCAATTATTTGTCCGGAACTTCTCTTGATTTAGGTATGTCACGCAAACAATTCCCACATGACCACTTTTATCTAGTATATTGTGAAGAAAAGCAATCGGAAAAACAGCGTCGGAGTGAACAAATGATTGCAGAAGCACCACGATACACAAATCAGCTCGCCTCTGTCTTTCCTTTTTCTACGACAGCAAATGATATTGGTTATTTTATCAATGTCGCTTCGAAGAAGGCATTCGATCAGTTGATTGAACGATTTCAGCAAGAGCACCAGGCAGATTCTTGTCTCTATGTTGTATCTGATGCACTTGATTTTGAAAACTTTTATTCTGAATTCCTTACATTAAAGCAAAAAAGTAGCGGACAGCACTTTTATCTGACAGATCACTGCGTTATTTGTGAAGATTTATTATCTCCCCTACTCTCTTCTTATGAGCAACAAACAAAAAGTTATTTGACCAAGATCATGAACAAAGATTTTGTATCTGCCATCGAAGAATTGGACAATTACATGAGTAAGGTACTTGATCAACGATTGCAACCAAGCTATCTGAAACACGAGATCATCAATCGACTCTATGCCTTGATCAACGCGATCGCGGACGAACATGAAAAAAGAAAAGAGATCATGACACTAAAAATCACGATTCCAGCACAGATCACGCAAGCAGAACGGTGGGATGATCTGGTCTTGATCGTCAATAATACGACGAAGTTATTGCGTGAAGTCACCACAACCTTCAGAAAAGACAACTCAGATGTGTTGACGTTGATCTATGAGTATGTGCAAGAGAATTATCATAAAGACATCAGTCTACAAACGCTATCCGAAAAATATCATTTTTCTTATAGTTATTTATCGACGATTTTTACAGAAAAGTATGGGATCAATTTTACGAAGTACTTAAAAAAAGTCCGTATCAACCATGCAAAACTATTGTTGAAAGAATCGAATCTTTCGTTAAGTGATATTGGTCAGCAAACTGGATTTACTGAACTTGGTTATTTTTCTCGAGTATTCAAAGAAGAAACTGGGTTGACCCCTTCACAATATCGTAAAGGAATACTGACCGTATGA
- a CDS encoding cache domain-containing sensor histidine kinase produces MIKKLREHELLTKLLIILFIALFTQAATISLFIYQRSRDAYIQQFDQSNRMTLQKIQHDFETLNDNIENTLTLLAESSAVEGYFKEGQQTTLEKINQLRTVQKMNDSLAPIFPNIKDDIFLFGENGRMFISNDMVSDLTADDFFQLELIQKVNENPTATQMVFTQFGLTKRDKQSPSVLFIKKLRSTLNQTYGYAVVAITSDELAKIFSQSVDPLITQIDFVTDEKKIFASNVENRIGTTFDSFDELVEHETLTKANQRITRLPLYRQNSALVSEVNVHSIADQMNVIIPIILYNIGTLILGGIVVAIYLNRNTRSIYQLVDSLNQIKEPVAATVPIQGTYEIRTLATTINQLLTTISDNHTQSLQNEKKKRTLEIQAMQAQIQPHFIYNTLTSLKFLVWQQENEKAVAGIDSFIDLLRSTIGNKNEIIPVEEELNSVRSYIAILTLRYGDAISTKIMVPEELYSLYMPNMIIQPIIENAYLHAFQTKKSGFITLYGMIREDKLSFEVMDTGDGFDTEQPTKNRDYFSGIGSKNVHERIQLLYGEDYGLHIDSVVGVGTSVTITLPIIKKGSKTE; encoded by the coding sequence ATGATTAAAAAGCTAAGAGAACACGAGCTTTTGACCAAACTTTTGATCATTCTTTTTATTGCTTTGTTCACTCAAGCAGCGACGATTTCTTTGTTCATTTATCAACGCTCAAGAGACGCCTACATTCAACAATTCGATCAATCCAATCGAATGACCTTACAAAAGATCCAACATGATTTTGAAACATTGAATGACAATATAGAGAACACGTTGACATTATTGGCTGAAAGCTCTGCTGTAGAGGGGTATTTCAAAGAAGGGCAACAAACGACTTTGGAGAAAATCAATCAACTACGTACGGTGCAAAAAATGAATGATTCATTGGCACCGATCTTTCCAAACATCAAAGATGATATTTTTCTTTTTGGGGAAAATGGTCGGATGTTCATTAGTAATGATATGGTGAGTGATCTCACTGCTGATGACTTTTTTCAATTAGAGTTGATCCAGAAAGTCAATGAAAATCCAACAGCGACACAAATGGTCTTTACCCAGTTTGGACTGACGAAACGCGACAAACAATCACCAAGTGTCTTGTTTATCAAAAAGCTTAGATCCACTTTGAACCAAACTTATGGTTATGCTGTCGTTGCCATCACTTCTGATGAGTTGGCAAAAATATTCAGCCAATCAGTCGACCCGCTAATCACGCAAATCGACTTTGTGACAGATGAGAAAAAAATCTTTGCTTCGAATGTTGAAAATCGGATTGGAACGACGTTTGATTCATTTGATGAGTTGGTCGAACACGAGACGTTGACCAAAGCCAATCAGCGGATCACTCGGTTACCACTTTACCGACAAAACTCGGCTTTGGTCAGTGAGGTCAATGTCCACTCGATCGCCGATCAAATGAATGTCATCATTCCGATCATCCTTTATAATATTGGAACACTGATTTTAGGTGGTATCGTAGTAGCGATCTATTTGAATCGCAATACTCGCTCAATCTATCAATTAGTAGATTCATTGAACCAAATCAAAGAACCGGTAGCAGCTACTGTTCCGATCCAGGGAACCTATGAGATCCGGACACTCGCTACTACAATCAATCAGCTGCTAACAACGATCAGTGACAATCATACGCAATCTTTACAAAATGAAAAGAAAAAAAGGACCTTAGAGATACAAGCGATGCAAGCACAGATCCAGCCTCATTTTATATATAATACGTTAACTAGCCTCAAATTTTTAGTGTGGCAACAAGAAAATGAAAAAGCAGTCGCAGGCATTGACAGTTTTATCGATCTCTTGCGCAGTACAATCGGCAATAAAAATGAAATTATCCCTGTGGAAGAAGAATTGAACAGTGTGAGAAGTTATATTGCGATCTTGACACTGCGCTACGGTGATGCAATCTCAACCAAAATCATGGTACCTGAGGAACTTTATTCTTTGTACATGCCCAATATGATCATCCAGCCAATCATCGAAAATGCTTATTTACATGCGTTCCAAACGAAGAAAAGTGGCTTCATCACTTTGTATGGGATGATCAGAGAGGATAAATTGTCGTTTGAAGTTATGGATACAGGTGATGGCTTTGATACGGAACAGCCAACGAAAAACAGAGACTATTTTTCAGGTATCGGTAGCAAAAATGTTCATGAACGAATCCAATTACTTTATGGTGAAGATTATGGCTTACACATTGATTCGGTAGTCGGTGTGGGTACATCGGTAACGATCACGTTACCGATCATAAAAAAGGGGAGTAAAACTGAATGA